In a genomic window of Paraburkholderia phenazinium:
- a CDS encoding FAD-binding oxidoreductase — MTNEDSAALSTTLASLREALGDDAVRVGAQIGERSMTDWTRHEPTRAAALLLPRTTEQVAQALAICHAAHQTVVPQGGMTGLAGGAIPRAVDIALSLERLAGIEEIDPASATMTVRAGTTLQAAQEAATQAGFELALDLGARGSCQIGGNLATNAGGNRVIQSGTARDQVLGLEVVLASGAVLSSLGKMVKNNTGYDLKHWFIGSEGTLGVITRAVLRLHPRRAARHTVLVALDDYDAAVRLLRRLSTRFGNDIGAFEIMWPDFYDFGVALTSMRSPFGEAHPLYALIEHASFDAADDGERFAAALNEALDAHAIRDAVIAQSMADARALWAVRECTAEFPVKMDPINFDISLPIGEIGVFVDRCRAALDRQWPGNRSYFFGHIGDSNLHLTVDGHSVPGVAHHAVYAFVYDMLGPLHGSVSAEHGIGSLKREFLPVSRSREELAAMAAIKHALDPRGILNPGKVL, encoded by the coding sequence ATGACGAATGAGGACAGCGCCGCGCTTTCCACCACGCTCGCCTCGCTGCGCGAGGCGTTGGGGGATGACGCGGTACGCGTCGGCGCGCAGATCGGCGAACGCTCGATGACCGACTGGACGCGTCACGAGCCGACGCGTGCTGCGGCGTTGCTGTTGCCGCGTACGACAGAACAGGTGGCGCAGGCGCTGGCGATTTGCCACGCGGCGCATCAAACGGTAGTGCCGCAGGGAGGCATGACGGGCCTCGCCGGCGGTGCGATTCCGCGCGCCGTGGATATCGCGTTGTCGCTCGAGCGGCTCGCGGGCATCGAAGAAATCGATCCGGCTTCGGCAACCATGACCGTGCGGGCGGGCACCACCTTGCAGGCGGCGCAGGAGGCGGCAACGCAAGCGGGTTTCGAACTTGCGCTCGACCTCGGTGCGCGCGGGTCGTGCCAGATTGGCGGCAATCTCGCCACCAATGCGGGCGGCAATCGTGTGATCCAGTCCGGCACCGCACGCGATCAGGTGCTCGGGCTGGAGGTGGTGCTGGCGAGCGGCGCAGTCCTGAGTTCGCTCGGCAAGATGGTGAAGAACAATACCGGCTATGACCTGAAGCACTGGTTCATCGGGTCGGAGGGCACGCTCGGCGTGATTACCCGCGCGGTATTGCGCCTGCATCCGCGGCGCGCGGCGCGGCATACGGTGCTGGTCGCGCTGGATGATTACGATGCGGCGGTGAGGCTGCTGCGGCGCTTGTCGACGCGGTTTGGCAACGACATCGGTGCGTTCGAAATCATGTGGCCGGACTTCTACGATTTCGGCGTTGCCTTGACCAGTATGCGCTCGCCGTTTGGCGAAGCGCATCCGCTGTATGCGCTGATTGAACATGCGAGCTTCGATGCGGCCGATGATGGCGAGCGCTTTGCCGCGGCGCTGAATGAGGCACTGGACGCGCATGCCATTCGCGATGCCGTGATTGCGCAATCGATGGCCGACGCGCGCGCCTTATGGGCAGTGCGGGAATGCACGGCGGAGTTTCCGGTGAAGATGGATCCGATCAACTTCGACATCAGTCTGCCGATCGGCGAGATCGGTGTTTTTGTCGATCGCTGCCGTGCGGCGCTGGATCGTCAGTGGCCGGGGAATCGGTCGTACTTCTTCGGGCACATTGGCGACTCTAACTTGCATCTCACCGTGGATGGGCATTCGGTGCCTGGGGTTGCACATCATGCGGTGTATGCGTTTGTTTATGACATGCTTGGGCCGTTGCATGGGTCGGTGTCGGCGGAGCATGGGATCGGCTCGCTGAAGCGCGAGTTCTTGCCGGTCTCGCGCTCGCGTGAGGAACTGGCCGCGATGGCGGCGATCAAGCACGCGCTGGATCCGCGTGGGATTTTGAATCCGGGGAAAGTGTTATGA
- a CDS encoding isopenicillin N synthase family dioxygenase, which yields MPPVTRIPIIDLAGVRAGEPGAMQRVGREIHDACTTIGFFYIVNHGVPQSAIDAAEHAARTFFAFPVETKRRAAVNQRHRGFNALGDATMYQAKRPDYKEFFSIGLELPEDDPDVLAGQALRGPNNWPDFMPELRPALYGYYEAVAQCGAGLLRAVAVSLGVDEQFFAPRYTKRMQRTQMVYYPPQPPQSDADQFGVAPHTDYGCITLLWQDQVGGLQVREIANNTWVDAPPIPGSFVVNVGDLLARWTNDRFRSTLHRVINASGRERYSIATFYDPTYGASVDPRELGTSEADLKYQPVAAGDYILGRINDSMGYRKKQATQGTTA from the coding sequence ATGCCGCCTGTCACCCGCATTCCGATCATCGACCTTGCCGGCGTGCGCGCCGGCGAGCCCGGCGCCATGCAGCGTGTCGGTCGTGAGATTCACGACGCGTGCACGACGATCGGGTTTTTCTACATCGTCAATCACGGTGTGCCGCAGTCGGCCATCGATGCGGCCGAACACGCGGCGCGCACGTTCTTCGCGTTTCCGGTGGAAACCAAACGCCGTGCCGCGGTGAATCAGCGGCATCGCGGCTTCAACGCGCTCGGCGATGCGACGATGTATCAGGCCAAACGCCCGGACTACAAGGAGTTTTTTAGCATCGGGCTGGAGTTGCCGGAAGACGATCCCGATGTGCTCGCAGGCCAGGCGCTGCGCGGGCCGAACAACTGGCCTGACTTCATGCCCGAGTTGCGCCCGGCGCTCTACGGCTATTACGAAGCGGTGGCGCAGTGCGGCGCCGGCCTGTTGCGCGCGGTGGCGGTGAGCCTCGGCGTCGACGAGCAGTTTTTTGCGCCGCGCTATACCAAGCGCATGCAGCGCACGCAGATGGTGTACTACCCGCCGCAGCCGCCGCAATCGGATGCCGACCAGTTCGGCGTGGCGCCGCATACCGACTACGGTTGCATCACCTTGCTGTGGCAGGACCAGGTAGGCGGCTTGCAGGTGCGCGAGATTGCCAACAATACCTGGGTCGATGCGCCGCCCATTCCAGGCAGCTTCGTCGTCAACGTCGGCGATCTGCTCGCGCGCTGGACCAACGACCGCTTTCGCTCGACGCTGCATCGTGTGATCAACGCGTCCGGACGCGAGCGCTATTCGATCGCCACGTTTTACGATCCGACTTACGGCGCCTCGGTCGATCCGCGCGAGCTCGGCACCAGCGAAGCCGACCTCAAATATCAACCGGTTGCGGCAGGCGACTATATTCTCGGGCGCATCAACGACTCGATGGGTTATCGAAAGAAGCAGGCCACACAGGGGACGACAGCATGA